One window from the genome of Amycolatopsis sp. NBC_01480 encodes:
- a CDS encoding right-handed parallel beta-helix repeat-containing protein, whose amino-acid sequence MTHVRVRRTAGILAGAVLVLLGCAQAPASAAAPAAQVVDVTSFGADPTGVADSAPAVKAALRYAKTLSRPVRVVFPKGVYQLYPEQAETRELYVSNTVGADQAYRDKKIGMLVEDMHDVTIDGQGSKLDYHGLQTAFASIRSTDVTFTNFAFDYVAPKVIDATVSETGVADGHAYRVLTLPAGSPYRVADNHITWLGENSPATGQPYWSGVDGMQYLQIHDPVADTAWRADNPLFTGVQAITDLGSRKIRIDYTGATPSADKGLVYEMRQTTREQPGAFIWNSKDVTVRGLDAYYMQTFGLVAQFSENVTIDRNNFRPDPGSGRSTASSADFLQMSGVKGRVSITGNVFDGPQDDPINIHGTYLEVTGKPAPDQLTVSYEHPETAGFPQFHVGDTVELVTKQTMRADGGQAVVTAVDGPSGMDHSKSLTDMTITLDRPVPAAVAIGASVVENITYTPSVLVSGNTFRNVPTRGILVTTRRPVVIENNRFDGMTMSSVYISADAYQWYESGPVDDVTIRHNVFTRPSSRVIFVEPTNQVLDAAHPVHHNIKVEDNTFDVGDVNLVDAKSVGGFSFTGNTVRRLDRATLLQLAAPNRCPAVGDRIPLQTTAAQPAYQSSLFVFRGSSDVRVARNRYDNGLNARVDTVDMDAQSVAVDHDAASVNGDHVLPVLGSITYRSSNPAVVRILPDGTALALRNGQARLTAVTRTGAGELSSAPVTMTVGGTPGSASCGG is encoded by the coding sequence ATGACGCATGTCCGGGTTCGGCGGACGGCGGGAATTCTCGCCGGCGCGGTGCTGGTCCTGCTCGGCTGCGCGCAGGCGCCCGCGAGCGCGGCGGCACCGGCGGCGCAGGTGGTCGACGTGACGTCCTTCGGGGCTGATCCGACGGGGGTCGCGGATTCGGCGCCGGCGGTGAAGGCCGCGCTTCGGTATGCGAAGACGCTTTCCCGGCCCGTCCGGGTCGTCTTCCCCAAGGGCGTTTACCAGCTGTACCCCGAGCAGGCGGAGACGCGCGAGCTGTACGTCTCCAACACCGTGGGCGCCGATCAGGCCTACCGGGACAAGAAGATCGGCATGCTCGTCGAGGACATGCACGACGTCACCATCGACGGGCAGGGCTCCAAACTCGACTACCACGGCCTCCAGACCGCGTTCGCCTCGATCCGCTCGACCGACGTCACCTTCACGAACTTCGCCTTCGATTACGTCGCGCCCAAGGTCATCGACGCCACGGTCAGCGAAACCGGCGTCGCGGACGGACATGCGTACCGCGTGCTGACGCTGCCCGCCGGAAGTCCCTACCGCGTGGCGGACAACCACATCACCTGGCTCGGCGAGAACAGCCCGGCCACCGGGCAGCCGTACTGGTCCGGCGTCGACGGCATGCAGTATCTCCAGATCCACGATCCGGTTGCGGACACCGCCTGGCGCGCAGACAACCCGCTGTTCACCGGCGTCCAGGCCATCACCGACCTCGGCAGCCGCAAGATCCGGATCGACTACACGGGCGCGACGCCGTCGGCCGACAAAGGTCTTGTTTACGAGATGCGGCAGACCACGCGCGAGCAGCCGGGCGCGTTCATCTGGAATTCCAAGGACGTCACCGTGCGCGGGCTCGACGCGTACTACATGCAGACGTTCGGCCTGGTCGCGCAGTTCAGCGAGAACGTGACCATCGACCGGAACAACTTCCGGCCGGACCCGGGCTCGGGCCGCTCCACCGCGTCTTCGGCGGACTTCCTGCAGATGTCCGGGGTCAAGGGCCGGGTCTCGATCACGGGCAACGTGTTCGACGGGCCGCAGGACGACCCGATCAACATCCACGGCACCTACCTGGAAGTCACCGGCAAACCGGCGCCGGACCAGCTCACCGTCAGCTACGAACACCCCGAAACCGCCGGGTTCCCGCAGTTCCACGTCGGCGACACGGTCGAGCTGGTCACCAAGCAGACGATGCGGGCCGACGGCGGCCAGGCGGTGGTCACCGCCGTGGACGGGCCCAGCGGGATGGACCACTCGAAGTCGTTGACGGACATGACGATCACCCTCGACCGGCCGGTGCCCGCCGCCGTGGCGATCGGCGCCAGCGTGGTGGAGAACATCACCTACACCCCGTCGGTTCTGGTGTCCGGCAACACTTTCCGCAACGTGCCGACCCGCGGGATCCTGGTCACCACCCGCCGCCCGGTGGTGATCGAGAACAACCGGTTCGACGGCATGACCATGTCCAGCGTGTACATCTCCGCGGACGCCTACCAGTGGTACGAGTCCGGCCCGGTCGACGACGTCACCATCCGCCACAACGTGTTCACCAGGCCGTCGAGCCGGGTCATCTTCGTCGAGCCGACCAACCAGGTGCTCGACGCGGCGCATCCGGTGCACCACAACATCAAGGTCGAGGACAACACCTTCGACGTCGGCGACGTCAACCTGGTCGACGCCAAGAGCGTCGGCGGGTTCAGCTTCACCGGCAACACCGTGCGGCGGCTCGACCGCGCGACGCTGCTTCAGCTGGCGGCGCCGAACCGTTGCCCGGCGGTGGGCGACCGCATCCCGTTGCAGACCACGGCCGCGCAACCGGCGTACCAGAGCTCGCTGTTCGTTTTCCGGGGTTCCTCGGACGTGCGGGTCGCGCGCAACCGGTACGACAACGGCCTGAACGCGCGAGTGGACACAGTGGACATGGACGCGCAGTCGGTCGCCGTCGACCACGACGCCGCCTCGGTGAACGGTGACCACGTGCTGCCGGTGCTGGGTTCGATCACGTACCGCAGCAGTAATCCCGCTGTGGTGCGGATTCTCCCGGACGGGACCGCGCTCGCGCTGCGGAACGGGCAGGCCCGGCTGACGGCGGTGACGAGGACCGGCGCGGGGGAACTCAGCTCGGCTCCGGTCACGATGACCGTCGGGGGAACGCCCGGATCAGCGTCGTGCGGCGGGTGA
- a CDS encoding uracil-DNA glycosylase, protein MTGPLAELDAVVTGCRACPRLVAWREEVAVTKRAAFADQEYWARPVPGFGAADAALAVVGLAPSAHGANRTGRMFTGDPSGDFLFRVLYEVGLASQPTSTGRGDGLTLRGTRLVSPVRCAPPGNKPTPAERDTCRHWLADELALLRPTLRAVVVLGAFGWQALLPVLAAAGWPVPAPRPAFAHGADVRLGGLRLFGCYHVSPRNVQTRRVSHAMVGDVFTAAAAAAGLI, encoded by the coding sequence ATGACGGGCCCGCTCGCGGAGCTGGACGCCGTCGTCACCGGGTGTCGCGCGTGCCCGAGGCTGGTGGCGTGGCGAGAGGAAGTCGCCGTCACCAAGCGTGCCGCCTTCGCGGACCAGGAGTACTGGGCGCGGCCGGTGCCCGGGTTCGGGGCGGCGGACGCCGCGCTCGCCGTGGTCGGGCTGGCGCCGTCGGCGCACGGTGCGAACCGGACGGGCCGGATGTTCACCGGCGACCCGTCGGGGGATTTCCTGTTCCGGGTGCTGTACGAAGTCGGCCTCGCCTCGCAGCCGACGTCCACCGGCCGCGGCGACGGGCTCACGCTGCGCGGCACGCGGCTCGTCTCGCCGGTGCGCTGCGCGCCGCCGGGGAACAAGCCGACGCCGGCCGAGCGGGACACCTGCCGGCACTGGCTCGCGGACGAGCTGGCGTTGCTGCGCCCGACGTTGCGCGCCGTGGTCGTCCTCGGCGCGTTCGGCTGGCAGGCGCTGCTGCCGGTGCTCGCCGCGGCCGGCTGGCCCGTGCCCGCGCCGCGCCCGGCGTTCGCGCACGGCGCCGACGTCCGGCTCGGCGGGCTGCGCCTGTTCGGCTGCTACCACGTGTCCCCGCGCAATGTCCAGACACGGCGTGTGAGTCACGCCATGGTGGGTGACGTTTTCACCGCCGCAGCCGCCGCCGCGGGGCTCATCTGA
- a CDS encoding glycoside hydrolase family 76 protein, whose protein sequence is MRTLLVLLLVLGSLTPAPAAAAPAAAAAAVCVTSCDTLDPSQAASETFPLPDKVINGRVVRLHASDPDGMAWASIDSAVAGDAVWLDRSWDGGATWDGLLGKATVPSTWTGTRTLMYNLTDPATHRRGLLRACGDAQGVDCTAWIYPTVCDTACDGTAPGSGDSQPVGATTIFGRTVRLHFDGNGMAWAGIEAGGAGDEIWLDRSWDAGASWPDGSSLGRASVASGATGTHTTAFATRDPRGRMYGGAVRACGREATHDQGSCTAWASPATTRAAGAADALMWSYEPYTAWWPSSWWNSAVAVTAMADAGGYDAQLARTFDVNRVAFPAGTRSSDPIDGHFISRAIDDTEWWGLAWIAAYDRTHDARYLTEATTIANYVYGFWDTGTCGGGVWWDRERTYKNAVSSGLYLRLAASLHLRVAGDTVWGQRAKTAGDWYLNSGLINASGLVNDGLTASCANNGQTVWTYNQGLGIGGLVELWRATGDTSYLDAARRLGDAAMSGLTSGGVLVESCDTGTNSCDDNQKQFKGIFMRYFGDLATATGSATYRAFVQKQADTLWASDRDPLNRIGARWAGTTPNVTDWRTQASGLEAVLAAG, encoded by the coding sequence ATGCGGACATTGCTCGTGCTCCTGCTCGTCCTCGGTTCCCTGACCCCGGCGCCCGCGGCCGCGGCGCCCGCGGCCGCGGCGGCCGCGGTCTGCGTCACGTCCTGCGACACCCTCGATCCGTCGCAGGCCGCGAGCGAGACCTTTCCCTTGCCCGACAAGGTGATCAACGGGCGCGTCGTGCGGCTGCACGCCTCGGATCCCGATGGGATGGCGTGGGCGAGCATCGACAGCGCCGTCGCGGGTGACGCCGTCTGGCTCGACCGGTCGTGGGACGGCGGCGCGACCTGGGACGGCCTGCTGGGCAAGGCGACCGTGCCGAGCACGTGGACCGGCACCCGCACGCTGATGTACAACCTGACCGATCCGGCGACCCACCGCCGTGGCCTGCTCCGGGCCTGTGGCGACGCGCAGGGCGTCGACTGCACCGCGTGGATCTACCCGACCGTCTGCGACACCGCTTGCGACGGGACCGCGCCGGGCTCCGGGGACAGCCAGCCGGTGGGCGCGACCACCATCTTCGGCCGCACCGTCCGGCTGCACTTCGACGGGAACGGGATGGCGTGGGCCGGGATCGAGGCGGGCGGGGCCGGTGACGAGATCTGGCTCGACCGGTCCTGGGACGCCGGGGCGAGCTGGCCGGACGGCTCGTCGCTGGGCCGTGCCAGCGTGGCGTCGGGCGCGACCGGCACCCACACCACGGCGTTCGCCACGCGGGACCCACGCGGCCGGATGTATGGGGGAGCCGTGCGCGCGTGCGGCCGGGAAGCCACCCACGACCAGGGCAGCTGCACGGCTTGGGCGAGCCCGGCGACGACGCGTGCGGCCGGCGCGGCGGACGCGCTGATGTGGTCCTACGAGCCGTACACCGCGTGGTGGCCGTCGAGCTGGTGGAACTCGGCCGTCGCGGTCACGGCGATGGCGGACGCGGGCGGCTACGACGCTCAGTTGGCCCGCACCTTCGACGTCAACCGGGTCGCTTTCCCGGCCGGGACAAGGAGTTCCGACCCGATCGACGGCCACTTCATCAGCCGCGCGATCGACGACACCGAGTGGTGGGGACTGGCCTGGATCGCCGCCTACGACCGTACGCACGACGCGCGTTACCTCACCGAGGCGACGACGATCGCGAACTATGTCTACGGCTTCTGGGACACCGGGACCTGCGGCGGCGGGGTGTGGTGGGACCGCGAGCGGACGTACAAGAACGCCGTCTCCAGCGGGCTGTACCTGCGGCTGGCCGCGTCACTGCACCTGCGCGTCGCCGGGGACACCGTGTGGGGACAGCGGGCGAAAACCGCGGGGGACTGGTACCTCAACAGCGGGCTGATCAACGCTTCGGGCCTGGTGAACGACGGTCTGACGGCCTCGTGCGCCAACAACGGCCAGACCGTGTGGACGTACAACCAGGGCCTTGGCATCGGCGGCCTGGTCGAGCTGTGGCGAGCCACCGGTGATACGTCCTATTTGGACGCGGCCCGGCGACTGGGCGACGCGGCGATGAGCGGCCTGACCTCCGGCGGGGTGCTCGTCGAGTCCTGCGACACCGGCACGAATTCCTGCGACGACAACCAAAAGCAGTTCAAGGGCATCTTCATGCGGTACTTCGGCGACCTGGCCACCGCGACGGGCTCGGCCACGTACCGGGCCTTCGTCCAAAAACAGGCCGACACGCTCTGGGCGAGCGACCGCGACCCGCTGAACCGGATCGGCGCGCGCTGGGCCGGGACCACACCGAACGTGACGGACTGGCGGACTCAGGCGTCCGGTCTCGAGGCCGTGCTCGCGGCGGGGTAG
- a CDS encoding SDR family oxidoreductase gives MSKVIVVTGTATGLGKATVDKFAAAGWNVVATVRRTADLAVHQGLPQVKTLLLDVDDEQAIPDFAQQAVRQFGQVDALVNNAGHYQMGPVESTSMAQVHRQFQTNVFGLIAVTKAFLPVFRSRRSGVIVNISSLTAEQGYPYSAVYAASKAAVATFSEGLSMEMAEFGVVVRAIMPGQHATRIFTKIDAAADVAEDYQGGIESFFSVTPMTGSSPTVAADVIYQAVLDPQGARVRYYSGPDSAAIPTAKRILGPQLYWEEFREAAVGRPSALWSALVPAPGSEPLQREI, from the coding sequence GTGAGCAAGGTGATCGTGGTTACCGGCACGGCGACGGGGCTGGGCAAGGCCACCGTCGACAAGTTCGCCGCGGCGGGCTGGAACGTGGTGGCGACCGTGCGCAGAACCGCGGATCTCGCGGTGCACCAAGGACTTCCGCAGGTGAAGACCCTGCTGCTCGACGTGGACGACGAGCAGGCGATCCCGGATTTCGCCCAGCAGGCGGTGCGGCAGTTCGGCCAGGTGGACGCGCTGGTCAACAACGCCGGCCACTACCAGATGGGGCCGGTGGAATCGACGAGCATGGCCCAGGTGCACCGGCAGTTCCAGACCAACGTCTTCGGCCTGATCGCGGTCACGAAGGCGTTTCTGCCGGTCTTCCGCAGCCGGCGGTCGGGCGTGATCGTCAACATCTCGTCGCTGACGGCCGAGCAGGGGTATCCGTACAGCGCGGTCTACGCCGCTTCCAAGGCGGCCGTCGCCACCTTCAGCGAGGGCTTGAGCATGGAGATGGCCGAGTTCGGCGTGGTCGTGCGGGCCATCATGCCCGGCCAGCACGCCACCCGGATCTTCACCAAGATCGACGCGGCCGCCGACGTCGCCGAGGACTACCAGGGCGGCATCGAGTCGTTCTTCTCGGTCACGCCGATGACCGGGTCCTCGCCGACGGTCGCCGCGGACGTGATCTACCAGGCCGTGCTCGACCCGCAGGGCGCCCGTGTCCGCTACTACTCGGGCCCGGACTCGGCGGCCATCCCGACCGCGAAACGGATCCTCGGCCCGCAGTTGTATTGGGAGGAGTTCCGGGAGGCCGCGGTCGGGCGGCCGAGTGCGCTGTGGAGCGCGCTGGTCCCGGCTCCGGGCTCGGAGCCACTGCAGCGGGAAATCTGA
- a CDS encoding GNAT family N-acetyltransferase, which yields MDTAVGRAEACLEEFQAWETGVCPVGEVRRVVLDSSVVRPGSTLRPISRFVVERDGVERASVVLGRAEIFEREPVEYAVARFSWAEGGQEDARAVVTAAVESAPPGVSVYLPVSAAVSADHAARRDIARACGFELFQEKEGFRWVDAGQTLPEPGLRLEPMSRIGPEAFIPVIGRCVARTLDRTDILVFGRHQPQQWATTFLDHHASAADVESWLYAETADGVPVGFVGLAQRKGDPDVGTIVLIGVLPEQRGHRYVDQLLLAAYRAARTRGFAAVQSLVDVDNHPMMAAVRRSGADPDADPWHSWLFTSNRGA from the coding sequence GTGGACACTGCGGTGGGTCGTGCGGAAGCCTGCCTTGAGGAGTTCCAGGCGTGGGAGACGGGGGTTTGTCCAGTGGGTGAGGTTCGCCGGGTCGTGCTTGATTCGTCGGTGGTGCGGCCGGGGTCGACGTTGCGGCCGATTTCGCGGTTTGTGGTGGAGCGCGACGGGGTGGAACGGGCGTCGGTGGTGTTGGGGCGGGCGGAGATCTTCGAGCGCGAGCCCGTGGAGTACGCGGTGGCTCGGTTCTCCTGGGCTGAAGGCGGCCAAGAGGACGCACGGGCCGTGGTGACGGCGGCCGTGGAGTCGGCTCCGCCGGGTGTCTCCGTCTATCTGCCGGTCAGTGCCGCGGTGAGTGCTGACCACGCTGCACGACGGGATATTGCGCGGGCGTGCGGGTTCGAGTTGTTCCAGGAGAAAGAGGGCTTTCGGTGGGTCGACGCCGGTCAGACGCTGCCTGAGCCTGGGCTGCGGCTGGAGCCGATGTCGCGGATCGGGCCGGAGGCGTTCATCCCGGTGATCGGGCGATGTGTGGCCCGGACCCTGGATCGGACCGACATCCTGGTGTTCGGCAGGCATCAGCCCCAGCAGTGGGCCACTACGTTCCTGGACCATCACGCGTCTGCCGCGGACGTCGAGTCCTGGCTGTACGCCGAGACGGCCGACGGTGTGCCGGTGGGGTTCGTCGGCCTGGCTCAACGCAAAGGTGATCCCGACGTGGGCACGATCGTGCTCATCGGGGTCCTGCCGGAGCAGCGCGGTCACCGTTATGTGGACCAGTTGCTGCTGGCGGCGTACCGCGCCGCCCGCACGCGTGGCTTCGCTGCGGTGCAGTCTCTGGTCGACGTGGACAACCATCCGATGATGGCGGCGGTGCGCCGTTCCGGCGCCGACCCCGACGCCGATCCTTGGCACAGCTGGTTGTTCACCTCGAACCGTGGCGCATGA
- a CDS encoding NAD(P)/FAD-dependent oxidoreductase, translated as MAAAKSEPTRILVLGGGYVGLYTAYGLQKMLRANEASVTVVDPQPHMTYAPFLPEAAAGAIEPRHVVVPLRRVLKRCHVLTARVTKIENERKSVTVEAADGHIEALNYDILVVALGAVARILPIPGLVEQGIAFKTIGEAIYLRNHIMTKLDEAASTLDPELRKRLLTFTVVGGGFAGIEALAELEDMTRFAVENYYPNIKPADIRWVLVEAAGRILPEVRETLGVYTVQQLEKRGIEVYLATAAKSFENGHVVLSDGTEFDTETIIWTAGVKANPVLAESDLPLDKRGRLEATAGLQVVGHPDVWTAGDNAAVPDLSRTEQDPTATCPPNAQHAVRQARVLAKNIIRVIRGGQPKDYYHKNLGAVASLGLHKGVADALNLKIKGFPAWLFHRAYHLKAMPTWNRKIRILFDWMLGGLFRREVISLGQINNPKEEFDRVSKG; from the coding sequence ATGGCTGCTGCGAAGTCGGAACCGACTCGGATCCTCGTCCTGGGTGGTGGATACGTCGGCCTGTACACCGCGTACGGGCTTCAGAAGATGCTGCGCGCCAACGAGGCCTCCGTGACCGTCGTTGACCCCCAGCCGCACATGACCTATGCCCCGTTCCTGCCCGAGGCGGCGGCCGGCGCGATCGAGCCGCGGCACGTGGTCGTGCCGCTGCGCCGCGTCCTCAAGCGCTGCCACGTGCTCACGGCGCGGGTCACCAAGATCGAGAACGAGCGCAAGTCCGTCACGGTCGAGGCCGCCGACGGCCACATCGAGGCGCTGAACTACGACATCCTCGTGGTCGCGCTCGGCGCCGTCGCGCGCATCCTGCCGATCCCGGGCCTGGTGGAGCAGGGCATCGCCTTCAAGACCATCGGCGAGGCCATCTACCTGCGCAACCACATCATGACCAAGCTGGACGAGGCGGCCAGCACGCTCGACCCCGAGCTGCGCAAGCGCCTGCTCACGTTCACCGTGGTGGGCGGCGGCTTCGCCGGCATCGAGGCGCTGGCCGAGCTCGAGGACATGACCCGGTTCGCGGTGGAGAACTACTACCCGAACATCAAGCCCGCCGACATCCGCTGGGTGCTGGTCGAGGCCGCCGGGCGGATCCTGCCCGAGGTCCGCGAGACCCTGGGCGTGTACACGGTGCAGCAGCTGGAGAAGCGCGGCATCGAGGTGTACCTGGCGACCGCCGCGAAGTCGTTCGAGAACGGCCACGTGGTGCTCTCGGACGGCACCGAGTTCGACACCGAGACGATCATCTGGACGGCCGGCGTGAAGGCCAACCCGGTGCTCGCCGAGTCGGACCTGCCGCTGGACAAGCGCGGCCGTCTTGAAGCCACCGCCGGCCTGCAGGTCGTCGGCCACCCGGACGTCTGGACCGCGGGCGACAACGCCGCCGTGCCGGACCTGTCCCGCACCGAGCAGGACCCGACGGCCACCTGCCCGCCGAACGCGCAGCACGCGGTGCGCCAGGCGCGCGTGCTGGCCAAGAACATCATCCGCGTGATCCGCGGCGGCCAGCCGAAGGACTATTACCACAAGAACCTCGGCGCCGTCGCCAGCCTCGGCCTGCACAAGGGCGTCGCCGACGCGCTGAACCTCAAGATCAAGGGCTTCCCGGCCTGGCTGTTCCACCGCGCCTACCACCTCAAGGCGATGCCCACCTGGAACCGCAAGATCCGCATCCTCTTCGACTGGATGCTGGGCGGCCTCTTCCGCCGCGAGGTGATCTCCCTCGGCCAGATCAACAACCCGAAGGAAGAGTTCGACCGGGTCTCCAAGGGCTGA
- a CDS encoding S10 family peptidase → MSDTTPEEPEDKTGKPAAADPAPDPVDDLVTTQHTLTVKRRKLAYTAQAGRVVLRQEVVKDGKSAGHKPKAEVFLTAYTLDDADPGTRPVTFAFNGGPGSSSIWLHLGLLGPRRVLSGDVDDLVPPPYGIEDNAESLLAHSDLVFIDPVSTGYSRAVDGGEPKDYLGFQGDLDSVAEIIRLWVSRNERWLSPKFVAGESYGTLRAAGLAGLLQERFGLYLNGLLLISSVLDMGTLRFHEGNDLPYSLFVPTYAAIAHYHGLHGDRPLDDVLADAEDFAAKELPWALARGARLSTQDRAETVATLASLTGLSESYVDRVNLRIEHVRFFTELLRDRGLTVGRMDGRFTTWEADGGREHMSDDPSISRVIGAYSAAFNHYIRAELGYQNDLPYEILSHETNQAWSYKEFEGRSVSVVDAVSAAMRANPHLKVHVAFGHYDGATAYFASEHVLAQLKIPDELRENIDTAYYPAGHMMYVHEPTRLQQAKDLADFVKKASNR, encoded by the coding sequence ATGTCGGACACCACTCCCGAAGAGCCAGAAGACAAGACCGGGAAGCCGGCGGCCGCGGACCCCGCCCCGGACCCCGTCGACGACCTCGTCACCACCCAGCACACCCTCACGGTCAAGCGCCGCAAACTCGCCTATACCGCCCAGGCCGGGCGCGTGGTGCTGCGCCAGGAGGTCGTCAAGGACGGCAAGTCCGCCGGCCACAAGCCCAAGGCCGAGGTCTTCCTCACCGCGTACACGCTCGACGACGCCGACCCGGGCACGCGCCCGGTGACGTTCGCCTTCAACGGCGGCCCCGGCTCGTCCAGCATCTGGCTCCACTTGGGTCTGCTCGGCCCGCGCCGCGTGCTCTCCGGTGACGTCGACGACCTCGTGCCGCCGCCGTACGGGATCGAGGACAACGCCGAAAGCCTGCTGGCGCACAGCGACCTGGTGTTCATCGACCCGGTCTCCACCGGTTACTCGCGCGCGGTCGACGGCGGGGAGCCGAAGGACTACCTGGGCTTCCAGGGCGACCTCGACTCGGTCGCCGAGATCATCCGGCTGTGGGTCTCGCGCAACGAGCGCTGGCTCTCGCCGAAGTTCGTGGCCGGCGAGTCCTACGGCACGCTGCGCGCGGCCGGGCTGGCCGGGCTCCTGCAGGAGCGCTTCGGCCTGTACCTCAACGGGCTGCTGCTCATCTCGTCCGTGCTGGACATGGGCACGCTGCGCTTCCACGAGGGCAACGACCTGCCGTACTCGCTGTTCGTGCCGACGTACGCGGCCATCGCGCACTACCACGGCCTGCACGGCGACCGCCCGCTCGACGACGTGCTGGCCGACGCCGAGGACTTCGCGGCCAAGGAGCTGCCGTGGGCGCTCGCGCGCGGGGCCCGGCTGTCCACTCAGGACCGGGCCGAGACCGTGGCCACGCTGGCTTCGCTGACCGGGCTGAGCGAGTCCTATGTGGACCGGGTCAACCTGCGGATCGAGCACGTGCGCTTCTTCACTGAGCTGCTGCGCGACCGGGGCCTGACCGTCGGCCGGATGGACGGCCGCTTCACCACCTGGGAGGCCGACGGCGGGCGCGAGCACATGAGCGACGACCCGTCGATCTCGCGCGTCATCGGCGCCTACTCGGCGGCGTTCAACCACTACATCCGCGCCGAGCTGGGCTACCAGAACGACCTGCCGTACGAGATCCTTTCGCACGAGACGAACCAGGCCTGGTCGTACAAGGAGTTCGAGGGCCGTTCGGTGTCCGTTGTGGACGCGGTGAGCGCGGCGATGCGGGCCAACCCGCACCTGAAGGTCCACGTCGCGTTCGGCCACTACGACGGCGCGACGGCCTACTTCGCCTCCGAGCACGTCCTGGCCCAGCTGAAGATCCCGGACGAGCTGCGCGAGAACATCGACACGGCCTACTACCCGGCGGGCCACATGATGTACGTCCACGAACCGACGCGGCTGCAGCAGGCGAAGGACCTCGCGGACTTCGTGAAGAAGGCGTCGAACCGCTAG
- a CDS encoding SDR family oxidoreductase — MHIFVTGGSGQTGPAVVAGLIAAGHTVTGLARSDAAASRLESLGATPHRGSVEDLDSLRSGAEAADGVLHMAYGGDYADPEALVRRDCTAIEAIGQALAGSDRPFVVTSGTLVTKTGRVSTELDAPDPDSVAAFRIRSEQTCLDLAERGVRAGVVRLAPTVHGPGDYGFIPALIAGARRAGVSAYIGDGANRWPAVHRFDAAGLFRLTLEKAPAGSVLHGAGEGAVTIKSVAEQIGQVLDIPAVSLTLDQAAEHLGNPFLARFFSLDAPVSSEHTQALLGWAPEHATLLEDLRTGDYFTPEASARAEAVWLRPHN; from the coding sequence ATGCACATTTTTGTCACCGGTGGTTCCGGCCAGACCGGTCCCGCCGTCGTCGCCGGGCTCATCGCAGCGGGCCACACCGTCACCGGCCTGGCCCGTTCGGACGCCGCCGCCTCCCGGCTGGAGTCACTCGGCGCCACTCCGCACCGCGGCTCCGTCGAAGACCTCGACAGCCTGCGCAGCGGCGCCGAAGCCGCCGACGGTGTCCTGCACATGGCGTACGGCGGCGATTACGCCGACCCGGAAGCCCTCGTCCGCCGCGACTGCACCGCGATCGAGGCGATCGGGCAGGCCCTCGCGGGGTCCGACCGGCCGTTTGTGGTCACGTCCGGCACGCTGGTGACGAAGACCGGCCGGGTCAGCACCGAACTGGACGCGCCGGACCCCGATTCGGTCGCCGCCTTCCGGATCCGGAGCGAGCAGACCTGTCTGGACCTGGCCGAGCGAGGCGTGCGCGCCGGCGTCGTCCGGCTCGCGCCGACCGTGCACGGCCCCGGCGACTACGGGTTCATCCCGGCCCTCATCGCGGGCGCGCGCCGGGCGGGCGTCTCGGCCTACATCGGCGACGGCGCCAACCGCTGGCCCGCCGTCCACCGCTTCGACGCCGCCGGCCTTTTCCGTCTGACACTGGAGAAAGCCCCCGCCGGGAGCGTGCTGCACGGCGCCGGCGAAGGCGCCGTCACGATCAAGAGCGTTGCCGAGCAGATCGGGCAGGTTCTCGACATCCCCGCCGTCTCCCTCACCCTCGACCAGGCCGCCGAACATCTCGGAAACCCTTTCCTGGCCCGGTTTTTCTCCCTCGACGCGCCCGTCTCCAGCGAGCACACCCAGGCACTGCTGGGCTGGGCGCCGGAGCACGCGACCCTGCTGGAAGACCTCCGGACCGGCGACTACTTCACACCGGAAGCCAGCGCCCGCGCCGAAGCGGTCTGGCTGCGGCCGCACAACTGA
- a CDS encoding TetR/AcrR family transcriptional regulator yields MELYRENGFDQTTTAEIAARAGVNERTFFRHFPDKREVLFGSEAELRTTMTEAVAEAPEGLQPFELLLRAFRQAGKILERNRPFSEPRLEIIAATPALRERNLAKAASLAEALAEALRQRGVSDRLASLAAHTGWATYHEAAQAWIDDPGPGLDAYLLRAFEDLRTLSAES; encoded by the coding sequence ATGGAGTTGTACCGGGAAAACGGGTTCGACCAGACCACCACGGCCGAGATCGCCGCCCGGGCCGGAGTCAACGAGCGCACGTTCTTCCGGCACTTCCCGGACAAGCGCGAAGTCCTCTTCGGCAGTGAAGCCGAGCTTCGCACCACGATGACGGAGGCGGTGGCCGAAGCGCCCGAAGGCTTGCAGCCGTTCGAACTGCTGCTTCGCGCGTTCCGCCAAGCCGGGAAGATCCTCGAGCGAAACCGGCCGTTCTCAGAGCCGCGCTTGGAGATCATCGCCGCGACGCCGGCGCTGCGTGAACGCAATCTGGCCAAGGCCGCTTCGCTCGCCGAAGCGCTGGCCGAGGCGTTACGGCAGCGCGGGGTTTCCGACCGGCTGGCCAGCCTGGCCGCGCACACCGGCTGGGCCACCTATCACGAAGCCGCCCAGGCCTGGATCGACGACCCCGGGCCGGGCTTGGACGCCTACCTCTTGCGGGCTTTCGAAGATCTGCGCACGCTCTCCGCGGAAAGCTGA